The segment actgtcactctggtcccagcaggcactttatttattggtttatttatttatttattatcccccccccccccccgcagtaaGAACATGTTTATATTGGTTGGTTTATTTTGacttgaggggccacacccagcgatgctcagggcttactcctagctctgcacttgccgcgtgggggatgggggactctgggatgctggaggatcaaacccacgttggctgtaTGCATGACAAGCGCCTTCTCTGTACTATCCAGCCCACTCTGcaccatttttttctcccccctcccagACTGGTGGGCTTCCCGACCTCTCCATTTCACCCTTTCGGAAACCTTCCCCCTTCCATCGGCTGCCAGAGCGGGGAGCccagcacaggcacacacagaggaGCCCCTTCCCCACGGAGCCTAGGGCGGATGGACTCTGGGCCCGGGAACCGTGGGGAAGAAGGGATGACGCCAGAGACCCTCTGGCCCCACTGCCAGCGCCTCTTGCTGGGTCCTGCGTGCAGCAGGCTTGCGGCCCTGGACTGGGCTGGGGCGCAGGAGGCTGAGGGCAGAAAGGCAAGAACGAGGGTGAACTGACCCCATAACCTAAGAGCTTTCCCTCCTATAGGGGAAAGCAGGTACCCGGGCTTCCCCTGTGGGGGATTTTATACAAACAGCGTGGCCTGACCTCGGTCCGGACAACCCACCCTTCCTTTTCCCAACCCCCCCTTCTCTGACAGTACCATCCTTATGGATAGGAAAGAGGAGTCAGCACCCACCCACAACCCTCGAaccctgcctcccctcctctcccagtgCTCAGCCCCCGGGGCCAGAGACTTCCCTTGGACGCTTGCCAAGGTGCTGGGAGGGGAAGGCCCTTTcctctgggctccatcttccACATGTGAAAACATGGACAGTTTCCCAGTGGCCCTCGCCTGTGGAGACCATCAAGAGAGGCCCTTTGTTTATTCACGGAGGCAACACTCGTGAGTGAGGGTCTCTGCTCTGCCCTGGTGGCAAGTAAGAAtcctctgggaatttttttttttttttctttttgggtcgcacctggcgatgcacagggattactcctggctgtagactcaggaaccacccctggcggtactcaggggaccatatgggatgctgggattcaaacccgggtcggccgcgtgcaaggcaaacgccctacccgctgtgctatcgctccagcccctcctctgggaAGTTTTATAACATGCTAATGGACCGGAGAGAGCTGGACTGTGTGCACTGCATCCAGGAGGGAGGCTGGATTCGGTTCAGGCACAGCatgactcccccgccccccaggaacaGCTGGGAATGACCCTGGGAGCACtgtctccagagcaccaaacacacaCCTGACCCTATTCCTGGCAAATTATACACATGCCTGAGCATTCCTGTGATCCTATTCCTTGCGAGTTATCCCTGACTGTTTTCCCGGCAAATTATATCAGAATCCTGAGGCAACCAgcatagattttgttttgttttgatttgttttggaggCAGAGAAACCAGgggtgctcagcggttactcctggctctgtgctcagaaatcattcctgacaggcttgATTCCTGGTATGATGTGGTTcaccaagcacctctaggagtgacccctgagcaccaagccaagagCGTTGTATGGCGGTAaccctcaaacaaaaaagaagcccCAAATATCACAAACTGGAATTCTTCtggaataataatttattttctctcagcTCTGGAGTTTGGGATTCCCAGATCAAGGGACATTCAAAAAGCTGAAATGTTGGATCTCCACGGTAGAGAATCCATCCTGCATAGTTTTACAAAGttggttttgtggggctggagagatagtacagggttagacacttgctctgcatgtggccgaccccggatctctccctggcaccagatatagTTCCCTCAAGCCgtgtcaggagaaagccctgagcactgcggagtgtgatccacaaaccaaaaacaacaaaaggtaGAATTTATAGTGAGGTTTTCCAAACTGCCCTCACTTGGGATATTTCTGGATTTTGATGAACTTGGTGAATTACCTACTTGTTTTACTCTATTTGGATGAAAGAAGTGTAATTTTTGTAGGCTCCAGAAATTGGGGGTAAAAATGATATtatcacaagagaaaaaaaatattacatcTACCTGGAAGACCCATATGTGTGGTAAGAATTAGCTgtgagcgggtagggtgtttgccttgcatgcggctgacctgagttagatccccagcatcccatatggtcccccgagcaccaccaggagtaattcctgagtgagagccaggaataacccctgagcatcactggatgtgacccaaaagccaaaaaaaaaaaaaaaaagctgtgaaaCTGACTGTGATGGACATGGAAGATTTAGGTGTTTTGGAGAAAATGGAAGGGACATTATGAGTGAAAAGAATCTTACAAGCAAAGCTATGTCTAAAAGTCAGAGTTTCtactatttacaaaaaaaaattctaagtttgGGTGCAAAAGAACACTTGAATGGTGGTTGGGTGccaaattatcaaataattattAAACTACTTAATCAGGACTTTGAAGGGATAACTCTGAAAACTGGGCTTTATAGCTGATATAAAGTATGTAAGCCTTTCCTCCCACCAAgtcctattattttatttgtttcttataaAAGGAGGCAAGGATAGGGTCATTGGACTaatgaggaaaatagaaattgaatgACTTTCCCAAGATAACCAGCAAGCCcataatgataatgataagaatgataatgatgatgacaacAACTAGAAAATAGAAACCACAATTGTTAAAGGTGCATTTTCTGTATTCCACACCCGTTCAAAGTTCTTTACATGCATGGCTCCATTTATTCCGCTCAATAACCATAGGAAATAGAAGTGATAATTATCCTTATGACACAgattagaaaaaagaagaagaagaaaggaaacattTAGGTAATCTGCTCAAGGACACTCAGCTTGTAAGAAGCAGGGCTGAGATTTAAACCCaagccttttttttccctcctctgttttttgggccatacctggctatctgattactcttggctcagtgcttggagtttgctcctggtggttctaagggatcgaaccccagcctcctgcatgcaaagcgtgtcCCAGCCCTTTGCACTACTTCCCTTGCCCAAGCTCAGGCCATTCGGCGTCAGGCTGTGCTTTCAGCTACTGGCTTCCTTGGTTAGGGGAGATTAAGGATAAAGAGTGGAGGCCGGTGTACTCTGCTCTCAGTGATGAGAGCTTCTGGAGTTGGAAACACATCTATGGGAGAGAGAATTAGGGCCTGGGGGAATGGCAGGTAATATTATCTCTGGCTAGGTGCTTGCCTGTCTCCTTTATTAGATTATAAACCTATATAATCTCCTTTGTAAGTTGAAGGGCAGGGACCGCCTGTCTCACTCATCACTTGGACTATTACTctcttgcagaaaaaaaaaagttagggctggagcggtagtacagcaagtgggttttttttttttctttttgggttacacctggcgatgcacaggggttactcctggctcatgcactcaggaatcactgctggcggtgctcaggggaccatatgggatgctgggaatcaaacccgggtcgaccgcatgcaaggcaaacgccctacctgctgtgctatcgctccagcccccaggtggggtgtttgccttgcatgcttgtggcctaggttccatccccaggcataactgagtactgccaggagcaattcctgagggcaggaccagaagtaacccctgagcaccgccaggtgtggcccaccccccccaaaaaaaagttaggaCCTCCTTGGAATCTaccttctttttttgtgggggaggagttgggggtcacacccctggcaatgctctagGCTCTGCacgcaagaattactcctggcagtgctctcgggGCCATTATGGATGCATcgggatcaacccaggtcagctgtgggcaaggcaaatgcacgcctccctccccccacagtgctcctgaggccccTTGATCATTCAGCATCGGGGCCGATATGCCCACCTTAGGAAAGGCGGCCGCCCCATTACAGTTGGAGCATTGTAGTTGGTCTGTGCAGACTTGTGGGAGGGAGAAATGAAGAATCTAATGCTGGTGGGGACCGTCCGGCCATGGAGTGCAGGACGCACACTGCAGCCATGGAGGGAAGGTTCCCGAAATGCCACCGAGTTTGCCTGGTAGATGTACTCTGGTGAGTGGGACCACTGCAGAAACGTCTTCCCATGTTCCTGGGACTGTGCTAACTTGGTGACTTTGTTATCTACACTCAGAAAGGAAGTAAACGGGGGTAGCAAAAGGGATGAAGTGATTTCACTTTGACCAATCACCCCAGGCTCTGGATACTGTTATTGTTATCCAGCTTCAGAGAGAAGAAAGCTGAGTGGGGAAGAGTAATTGGTCCTAGTAACTGGTCCAAAGCTGCAGGAGTTGGGTCGAACCAAGGCAGGTGGGCCTCAGCCCGTTAACGGGGACCCACTGCCTCCACAGAGCTTGGAGGTCTGTGTTCAGGTTGAGGCTGGTGCAGGGACGCTCGGGCTGATTCCGGAGTCACCTTGGCCTTTCCTGGTTCCTTACAGGCTGTGCTTGGAGGTGGGTGGGTTCAGATGGCATCAGGCGCCCaattcagagctggagagagagcacagccttgctcacagctgacctgggttcgatcccctgcaccccacgtggttccctgagtactgccatgagtgatccctgagcagcaccgagtgtggccctaacctaaaacaaaaaaacttcctcAGATGTCCCGGAGCTCATATGGCTGTGAGTTCTGAGCACCAACCCCCTTTTCACCTCGAGTTTCTGTTCAGGCAGCCCCCCTCGCTCCCCCACTTCTAGATCCATGGCATGATAGCGGAGTGGGTAATGGGCACCATCAAAAAAAGAGGTAccagggccggagccatagtacagcgtgtaaggcagtgccttgcatgtgtctgactcgggttcgatccccagcatcccatctggtcctccaggcaccaccaggagtaattactgagtgcagagccaggagtaagccctgagcagcaccagatgtgaccgtccccccaaaaaaggtgttCCCCAAATGGTGACAGATGGGTATGGGCCTCCctgtaactctgtatctctccttttttttttttttctctttccacttcTCATTCCCTGCCTCCATCTTCCACAGCTGTGCTGACTGTCTTCTCCCACACCCCCAACTCTCGAGTTCGCCTGGGACAAGATGCAGTGCTGGACCTGAGCTTTGCATACGCACCGCCACCCACGGTCGGGGCCCCGACGGCTCCAGGGGCCCCTCCCTTTGGGCTGGAGTGGCGGCGCCAGCACCAGGGCAAGGGACACCTGGTCCTGGCCGCCACTCCTGGGCTGCAGGGGTCGCTGCCCAGAGCCCAGGATGGGGCGGTGACCTTTGCTGCTTGGGATGATGACGAGCTGTGGGGCCCGTGGACCGGAAACGGGACTTTCGTGCTGCCTGCAATTCATCCCTCCCAGGAGGGCTCCTACCTGGCCACTGTCCATCTGCCCTACCTGCAGGGACAGGTCACCCTGGATCTCGCAGTGCAGAGTGAGTGTGGGGGGGGAACATGAGGGGTACGGGAACACCATGGTCGGGGCGGGATGGTGGGGGAGAGGCTGCGCCAGGCTCGTGGGAGTCAGGGGCAGGGGGCCAGCGCACCAGGGAACTTGAGGGACTTGAGGAAGATCTTCCAAGCCTGAGGGAATTAGGGCCCCGGAGAATGGGGGACTTGGACCTGGGGGCTCCTGGGATGCACCAGTAGGGAGAAAGTGGGGTGCCAGTCCCCAGAGAAAAACCCAAAGTCCAGTTTGAGGCCAGCCCAAGGCCCCAGAGGGGTGGACGTTGTGGATTCACCCCCTCATCAtgctcctttccttctccccagaACCCCCCACCGTGTCTCTGATGCCAGCACCTCTTGTGTGGGCTGCCCCCGGGGAGGCCCCCCCGGAGCTGGTCTGCCTGGTCTCCCAGTTCTACCCGCCCGAGGGGCTGGAAGTGGAGTGGGAGCTCCGGGGCGGCCCTGGGGGCGCCTTCCAAAAGGCGGAGGGACAGCGGTGGCTCTCGGCGCTGCGCCACCACGCCGATGGCTCCGTCAGCCTCTCCGGACACCTGCAGCCACCCCCGGTCACCCTCGAGCAGCACGGGGCCCGCTACGCCTGCCGTGTCCGCCACCGCACCCTGCCAGCCTTCGGGCGTAGTGCGGCGGTGACACTGGAGGTGGCAGGTAAGGACTCGGAGCATCCAGAagctggggccggggccggggaagCTGGGGAGCTCACGGGGACCCCTTGTTTCTGCCTGCAGGTGTCTCTGGGCCCTCCCTGGAGGACGGCGTTGGCCTCTTCCTGTCTGCCTTTCTCCTCCTTGGACTGCTGAAGGCGCTGGGCTGGGTTGGTGCGTGTGACCCCCATCTGACCAGGACCCTACTGCCCGTCCCTGCCTCCCAGACCCCCTCCCCTGGCACCCACTCCGTgcccctgccaccctcctcccaacctttctctctctctctctctccacagttGCCTACCTGACTGGTCCCAAGACGGATTTGAAGGAGGAGGTAACAGCACCCCACttcccttccctgtccctccttTCTACTAGCCCCTCACCCTTTGGGGGCGGTGCTGGTGGGAGGGGGGACAAAGCCTGGCTTTGGAATTCACACAGCCCGGGCTTAAATCCTGCAGCCTTGACCGTGCAGCTTAATGGAGCTCTCGTTTTCCTTGGGGATAGGAATTAAAAGCTTCGTGCTGACCACTAGAAATGGGATCCAAGGGACATCTGCCAACTTTAATCATTTAGTAGGTTCATAAAAAAGGTCaaaggagccggagtgatagtccagcaggtagggcttttgccttgcactggctgacgggctcaatccctggcatcccatctagtcccctgagcaccaccagcagtgcacagccaggaataacccctgaacatcatcgatggatatggcccccaaacgcAACCTCCCTtatgcacccccccaaaaaagatgaagTGTATTATAAcaatgtacttgatttttttttaatcaaggacTTACAAAATACCATTTCAATCTGCTTTTGCTTGAGGAAACGAGTCTTTCCCACTCTGGCCTGTTTTCAAGCACTGGTGCTTATTTTAAACTGTCagcaggggccagggcaatagcacagagggtagggcatttgccttgcacgtagccgacccgggttcgattccagtatcccatatggtcccctgagcaccgccaggggtaattcctgagtgcagagccaggagtaacccctgtgcattgccaggtgtgacccaaaaagcaaaaaaataaataagtaaactgtCAGCAAATCACAATTTAGACAGGCCacactccagggctggagagagagaatgtgcacgtggctgacccagttcagtcaccagcaccgccaggagtgattcctgagcacagagccaagagtaagccctgagcaccgccgggtgtggccccaaaccatccCCTGCCCCAGAAACCCCAAATGAGCCACACTTCAGATGTTCGACTTCAGATGTGGATGGTGACGACACAATTAGACACCAAAGCTGTGCATGCTGCTGGGTGGAAGGGGAGTGTCTCCGTTGGGAGATGCGGGAGGGAGAGCTCAGTCTGCCCTGCGGGGAACACGACACATTAGTTCCATTCTTCTCCCCCCTCCATGCCTGTGATGGTTCATTTATATTTGGGATGACTGTGAGAACGTCACTCTGTTTTCCACTGCCACATTCCTCACCCCCTTCCTATTTCtatttcagaaagagaaaacaaagtgaagGCCACCATTCTGGGGAAGCCAACATGATTTTTAGCCTGAGCTACCGGAACGGCCCCCAGACAGTACTGCCTGCCTGCTCCTAGGAGCTCCCCTGGATTGCTCTCCAccgattgaattttttttttttttaatcagaggcTGGGTGGAGGAATGGggagtttgtgtttgtgtgtgtgtgtgtgtgtgcgtgtgtgtgttctgtttttggcccacatccagtgatgctcagaggtcattcctggctgtgcactcaggaattaccagagatcaaatcaaaTCCGGTtgaccatttgcaaggcaagtgccttatccgctgtactactgctctggggggaggggtggtgtgtgtgtgtgtgtgtgtgtgtgtgtgtgtggtgtgtgtgtgtgtgtgtgtgtgtgtgtgtgtgtgtgtgtgtgtctgagcttccctccctccctgggatACTTTTTGAAAGACAGAAATCTGCATCTTTCATCTTAAAGTTCTAggacagtaattaaaaaaaattctttttgttttaaatctctaTAATTTCTAACAAATTATAAAGGACCTCTGAGAGGTTTTGCTTAGGTAGGTTATAACTAGATATTTATTGTACTGGAATTTGAAACTGAAGCAGTATCTAGGGCACATATTCTGAGAACAGTGATGTCAGTATATAGATAACGGAGCTAGGTAACGCTGTTTGGAAGTGTGAAAAGGGCCAGGGACATCTTAAGAGGGTGATGAAAATAGTCCTAACCTGGGCTCCCCCCTGATATAGGGACCACTGTTGGTCTGGCTCACATTTGGGAAAACAGGTGCTCCCTAATAAATACTCCTTTTTGCCACTGACACGTGCATCGTGTGCTGGAGCCAGGGCACACCTGCCCCTCACTCCCGGGAGACAGAAGCCTCCAGCCAGGCTGTCCCCACCCGCCCCTCCAGCCAGGCTGATCCCCCCGTGCTGCCTCCTCCGACCCCCCTCGGAAAGCCAATGTCTCTTGTGCAGCCCGCGACGGTGGCACTGAAATGACTGTGCCAATCGCTGGTGCACGCCGGTCTCCCCGCGAGACTGGGGTCCCTGCACGGCTCCAGCTCGTCTGACCACTGCTGTCCCCGCAGCGCCCGCACCTGGCCCCGCGACCACTGGGGGGCGCGCGACGTAACTGTCatttccccaccccgagcccttCAGGTTCACAGATCCAGAGGGGCTAGAAAACTGCGGGGCAAAGCAAACGGCGGCTCAGCCCGGTTCGGGGAGTCCAGGTCTGTCGCCCTGCGGGCGGCGGGTCTCGGGGGTGGTCACGAAGCCGTCCCGGGGCTTCCCGGGCGCCAGCGGGGACTTCGGGCAGCCGGGTCCCTCGCAGTGGCCGTGACCTCTGGGTGACCCGGGCCGCGGGCAGCCCTCCCGGCCGGCCCGACGCCCTCCAGCGTCCAGCCGAGCCGGCCCGGGCGGCCGGAACCCCGCGCGCCGTCGGGAAGCGGATGCGGCGGcttccggccccgcccccccgcgggCTCCCCGGAAAACGCGGCGTGGACCGCGCGGCCCG is part of the Sorex araneus isolate mSorAra2 chromosome 2, mSorAra2.pri, whole genome shotgun sequence genome and harbors:
- the TAPBP gene encoding tapasin — translated: MQPVLLLLAAAVGCAPVAAGLAALDCWFVQDGGRGSLNKNPAVLLLRPGAGPAPPRPDLGPECYLQVHDPAGALRAAFQRTPRDAPAPHCEMSHYVPLPASAPWASGLSPEPSCPRALDGTWYLVSVTSPLLSLSILMRQQPGQSPEPGLVTMVTAVLTVFSHTPNSRVRLGQDAVLDLSFAYAPPPTVGAPTAPGAPPFGLEWRRQHQGKGHLVLAATPGLQGSLPRAQDGAVTFAAWDDDELWGPWTGNGTFVLPAIHPSQEGSYLATVHLPYLQGQVTLDLAVQKPPTVSLMPAPLVWAAPGEAPPELVCLVSQFYPPEGLEVEWELRGGPGGAFQKAEGQRWLSALRHHADGSVSLSGHLQPPPVTLEQHGARYACRVRHRTLPAFGRSAAVTLEVAGVSGPSLEDGVGLFLSAFLLLGLLKALGWVVAYLTGPKTDLKEEKEKTK